In Alphaproteobacteria bacterium, the genomic stretch GAAAGCCGAATTGAGGAAGTTGACGAGCGGTAGATCCAGCCCGTCCATCCACACCATCGGCGCATCGCTCTCATTGCCGTGATCGTGCCAAGTCCAGGGCGGCGTGATCACGAAATCTCCTTCGGACATGACGGTCCTCTCGCCATCGACCGCCGTGTAAGCGCCGTGTCCCTCAAGGATGAAGCGCAATGCGGACGCGGCGTGACGGTGGCTGCGCGCGATTTCGCCAGGCAGGATCAACTGAAGGCCCGCATACATGTTCATCGTGATGCGGGACATGCCGCGCAGCGCCGGGTTCTCGAGAATGAGCACGCGCCGCTCCGCCTCCTCGGCACTGATAAGACCGCCTGATTCCATGATGGCAGGGCGGATTTCGTTGTAGTGCCAAATCGCCGGCACCTCGACCACTGTCGGCTCTTTTGGAACGAGGCCCTTCAGGACTTCCCAAAGGGGCGCCAGGTTGTCCTTGGCAATTCGCGCGTAGTAGGCTTCCCGCTCGGGGGTGCGTTGCGGTTGGACTTCCATGTCCCGATCCTCCGAAGAACACGCGACAGCGCACATCCCTTTCGCGCGGGTGTACGCCAAATAATTACACAAGAGCCGCTCGAGAGCCTATCCCGAATCGGCCGCGCAATCACGCAAGACACCCGAATCGATGCCGCTCGCCATCCGGCAAGTCACACGAGCGGCTCGGTATTGAAGGCCTCGAGGTCGGTCGAGAGCTCAGTGAATTTGCTTCTAAACTCACGTTCCATTTCCGCCGTCAGCGTTTCGGCCGTCCAGTCGGCATCGGGGCTTGCAAGGCTCGCCACCGGGCGAGGTTGCGAAAAGAGGAATATTTCGCGGCCGCGCACGCCGAAAAGCTGACCGGTGATTTTCTGGGCGGCAGGCAAACAGAGGTAGTTCACGAGATTCGCCACATGACGGGCCGATATCTTGAGGGCGCGGGCCTTGTACAGGGCCTGGGCGTCATTGGCAGGCTTTATCGCATCGGTGACGCGGGTCGCTGCAAACGGGGCTATCGCGTTGGAGGTGATGCCACTTCTGGCTAGATCGAGGGCCGCCACGCGCGAGAGTGCGATAAGCCCGCCCTTGGCGCTCGCGTAGCTCGCTTGCCCGTAATTTCCGTAGATACCGGCACTCGACACGATATTGACGATGCGACCCCAGACTCCACCCCCGCGTCCGATTTTGGCCGCTTCGCGCATGAGAGGTGTCGCTGCCGCCATCAAGTAATAGGCGGCCGAAAGGTTGTTCCGCAGCACCGCATCCCAGGAACCCGGCTCGCCCTTGAATATGAAGGCATCGCGCAGGATCGCGGCGTTGTTTACAAGGATGTCGATGGCGCCGAATTGCTTTGTGGCAAGCCCGACCGCAGCAAGGGCGGCCGACGGGCTCGCGATGCTTTCCGTGAACGCCACGGCACGAGCGCCAAGACTTTTGACGACGGCTCGTGCGATTTCCGGATCCGCACGCATTCCGTCGATGCCGGCGCCGTTGTCCGCGACGATTACGGCGGCACCATGCGCGTGAAGTGCCTCGGCGATCGACTTGCCGATCCCTCTCCCGCCTCCGCTGACGAGTGCTACTCTGCCTTCCAGCTCATTGGTCAAGGTTTGGATCCTCCCTGGATGTTCACGCGGGCTAGAGTCGCCCGGTTAGCCGCCATGCCCGACGGAGCAACCTTCTGATCGGCGGCCAATAACCAACTGGCGGTGCGAAGCAATCGAGAAACGCGAGGCTCCCGTTGGCCCACAAATCGGCCTTGCCTTCCGTCATCGCCGCAAGGCACGCATCGACCGATTGCCGGGCAAAGAAATGCCGCTGAACAATGGCCTTGCAATCGAGCATGCCAAAACGCCGATTGTCATGGTTCTGCTCGAAGAATAGGCCATTCGGTGCGATAAGCGACGCAATGCCCTCGCAGTATCGACCAATTTGCGGCGCCGACATCTCGGACATCGAAAGCGTGTTTATCGCGAGATCGAAATGCAGCCCGCTGTGCACCAGGGAATCGAAGAGGTAATTGGGCAGGAGGACGGCATTCGCGCGATCGATCAGCGCGCCAAGATCGTCGCCGGTCGCGACGGGGATCGGTTCATTCCTGGCAGCGAGCAGCAAATAAAGGCCGGAGAACAGAAGTGCTTCCGGCAAATCGCAGATCACGTAGATGGAATTGGGAAAGATTCCACGAAGTGCGGCCGCGAACCCCCCATAGCCGCCACCGATCTCAAGTATTCGTAACGGCGTTTCGCGTTTTCTAAGCCAGCCGATGACGCCTGCCTCGTATAGCACGTTGATGCGTTCCTGGTAGACATAGGTGTCGTGATTGACCACGACTCCGCCGCAATCCACGCCGATCTCGCCGAGCATGCGCGGCGGGCAAAAGACCAGGTCCTTCGGAAGGTGCCGCGTATGCCGTAGCCAAAATCTTCGCCAACGATCCGATTTCTTCGCGTAGGTCCTCACGCGCTCGTCTAGTTCCGCAGGAATCGACCTTACCGAGTCGAGCCCCTTCGCAGTGGATAACGCCATGAGGCTGTAACCTGAGAAGACCTGGGTCCAAAATCGAAGACGATTCAATACGTCGTATCCACCGTCGCGGACGTGACGATAAGCCTTCAGGAAATCGTTGTCGGCATCGGCGCGCCAATTCGCATCTGGCATGCAGAATCGGGAATCGAGACCATGGTCGAGGATGTAGGACTCCCGTTGTTCGACAATCCGGACAATCGCACGGCGCAGTTGGTCCGCGCGCTCGAAGTCGCGGCACCCGATATCGTTTCCGTCCGCCGCGAGCACAGGCATGCAGGACGCGCTCATGCCATGTCGACCCTCATGCTCATGAGTTGGAGCCCTTCATACGCCGAGATAACGATGCTGAAGCTCGATGGCGTTGCGCAGGTCATCGCTCGCACCCGACCAGACCACGCGTCCCTTCTCCAGGATGTAGTGGCGATCTGCCATGCGAGTGAGTGCATCCACATTCTTGTCGATGATCAGAATCGATTGGCCCGCAGATTTGAGCCGCGTGAGGACGCGCCATATTTCGGTGCGAACGAGCGGGGCAAGGCCCTCCGTCGCCTCATCGAGGATGAGGAGCCGCGGGTTCGTCATTAGCGCGCGTCCGATTGCAAGCATTTGCTGCTCACCGCCGGAAAGCAGAACGCCCATGCTTCCCAGTCGGGTACGGAGCGGGGGAAAGAGTTCGAGGACAGCGTCGAGCGTCCACGGCTCCGGCCTGCCGGTCCGATTTGCCGCCGTCGCCACAAGGTTCTCGCGCACCGTCAGATTGGGAAATATCTGACGCCCCTCGGGCACGAGGCCGAGGCCAAACCGCGCTGCACGAAACGCCGGCAATCCGTGAATTGGCTTACCGTCGAAAAAAATCTCACCGCCCTTGAGTCGCATCAGGCCCATGACCGACGCGATCGTCGTCGTCTTGCCCATCCCGTTGCGGCCGAGCAACGTCACGACTTCACCGTCATGTACATCGAAGGAAACGCCGAAAAGAACCTGACTCTCGCCGTAACTCGATGCAAGGGACACGACCTTGAGCATCACCCCACCTCATCGGCGCCAAGATAGGCTTGACGAACGTCGTGGTTGGCGCGAATGGCGTCGGGCTTGCCTGTTGCGATGACGCGGCCGTAGACGAGGACGGTGACGCAGTCCGCAAGTGCGAAGACGGCGTCCATGTCATGCTCGATGAGCACAATCGTCAGATCGCGTTTGAGCTTTGCAAGCAGGCGCACCATTTGTGCCGAGTCCTCCGGCCCCATGCCCGCCATCGGCTCGTCGAGCAGCAGCAAGCGCGGCCCGGTCGCAAGCGCCATGGCGATTTCGAGCGCCCGCTTCTCGCCATGGGAAAGAATGGCCGCCGGGTCTCCAGCCCGGGCCGCGAGACCTACACGCTCGAGGATCTCGCTCGCGGGGCCGAGAAGTGCCCGATCGATTCGCGCCGGGCGCCAAAAACGGAAGCTATGCCCGGCGTGTGCCTGGACAGCCAGGGCGATGTTTTCGAGTGCTGTAAATTCACGAAAGACACTCGTGATCTGGAACGAGCGCGCCAGCCCTCGGGCTGAACGCACGAAGGCAGGAAGCGACACGATATCCTCGCCCGAAAATCGTATCGCACCCGAGTCCGGCCTGATCTCACCGGCGAGTTGCGCGATGACGGTCGTCTTTCCGGCACCATTCGGCCCGAT encodes the following:
- a CDS encoding ABC transporter ATP-binding protein; its protein translation is MLKVVSLASSYGESQVLFGVSFDVHDGEVVTLLGRNGMGKTTTIASVMGLMRLKGGEIFFDGKPIHGLPAFRAARFGLGLVPEGRQIFPNLTVRENLVATAANRTGRPEPWTLDAVLELFPPLRTRLGSMGVLLSGGEQQMLAIGRALMTNPRLLILDEATEGLAPLVRTEIWRVLTRLKSAGQSILIIDKNVDALTRMADRHYILEKGRVVWSGASDDLRNAIELQHRYLGV
- a CDS encoding putative sugar O-methyltransferase, with product MSASCMPVLAADGNDIGCRDFERADQLRRAIVRIVEQRESYILDHGLDSRFCMPDANWRADADNDFLKAYRHVRDGGYDVLNRLRFWTQVFSGYSLMALSTAKGLDSVRSIPAELDERVRTYAKKSDRWRRFWLRHTRHLPKDLVFCPPRMLGEIGVDCGGVVVNHDTYVYQERINVLYEAGVIGWLRKRETPLRILEIGGGYGGFAAALRGIFPNSIYVICDLPEALLFSGLYLLLAARNEPIPVATGDDLGALIDRANAVLLPNYLFDSLVHSGLHFDLAINTLSMSEMSAPQIGRYCEGIASLIAPNGLFFEQNHDNRRFGMLDCKAIVQRHFFARQSVDACLAAMTEGKADLWANGSLAFLDCFAPPVGYWPPIRRLLRRAWRLTGRL
- a CDS encoding SDR family NAD(P)-dependent oxidoreductase, with translation MTNELEGRVALVSGGGRGIGKSIAEALHAHGAAVIVADNGAGIDGMRADPEIARAVVKSLGARAVAFTESIASPSAALAAVGLATKQFGAIDILVNNAAILRDAFIFKGEPGSWDAVLRNNLSAAYYLMAAATPLMREAAKIGRGGGVWGRIVNIVSSAGIYGNYGQASYASAKGGLIALSRVAALDLARSGITSNAIAPFAATRVTDAIKPANDAQALYKARALKISARHVANLVNYLCLPAAQKITGQLFGVRGREIFLFSQPRPVASLASPDADWTAETLTAEMEREFRSKFTELSTDLEAFNTEPLV
- a CDS encoding ABC transporter ATP-binding protein gives rise to the protein MGEPLLAVAGLTKRFGGLLATDQVSLSIPEGELHAIIGPNGAGKTTVIAQLAGEIRPDSGAIRFSGEDIVSLPAFVRSARGLARSFQITSVFREFTALENIALAVQAHAGHSFRFWRPARIDRALLGPASEILERVGLAARAGDPAAILSHGEKRALEIAMALATGPRLLLLDEPMAGMGPEDSAQMVRLLAKLKRDLTIVLIEHDMDAVFALADCVTVLVYGRVIATGKPDAIRANHDVRQAYLGADEVG